A region of Piscinibacter gummiphilus DNA encodes the following proteins:
- a CDS encoding type I secretion system permease/ATPase, with translation MSARQEPFLNDEQALAAASAAGDAGGGDDPLLQSLVWLTRHHGRERSAASLMSGLPVTGALGPDQAIRVMREAGFNAGMIQRKLPDIHALLLPAVLLLRNGDACIVVRRHPPGEGGARYDVVMPGAEFHACEAAEAELQTEYTGVAFVVSPQPVARPQREDILRDPGSHWLWGTMRRFLPYYRSALLAALLSNLLMMVTGLVTSVVFDKVIPHQAFVTLWALATAATLALVFDMLSRQLRSHLIDTAGKKSDNIIGSLLFRQSLDVRMEHRPASAGAYAHQLAQIEVVREFFAGATLSALSDLPFIVLFVGMAFVIGGPLGWVLVLAIPLILGMAVMIQASLRRSMRANMAHQADLQGVLVEAVEGLEDLKAMGAQGRFLERYEEANAAAAASALKSRSMAAWTNNLSSAAQQAVTIVMLVWGVYLIQAGEITGGALIGAVMLAGRAIGPLSSVVNLATRYQGARAAMVSLDHLMSLPVEREVGRAYVANHEINGRLGLQEVGFAYPPVGEEPAPKVLKGVTLKFEPGERVAILGRIGSGKSTILRLLGGLYQPTEGMVEANGIDLRQIDPADFRGKVGFVSQEPRLFNGTLRENVTMGRGSIDAARLTEVAKVTGLDRMIASHPQGWELPVGEMGGLLSGGQRQLVALARCLVTQPQILLMDEPTSSMDAQSEILFLRQLKEAAGNRTLIMVTHRPAVLDLVNRIVVVDSGKLVMDGAKGAVLAALSGQKPAAAAADAPQNVHMHPSTQPVQREASV, from the coding sequence ATGTCCGCCCGCCAGGAACCCTTTCTGAACGACGAGCAGGCGCTCGCCGCGGCTTCGGCCGCCGGTGACGCCGGGGGCGGCGACGACCCCCTGCTGCAGTCGCTCGTCTGGCTGACGCGGCACCACGGGCGCGAGCGGTCGGCCGCGTCGCTGATGTCCGGCCTGCCCGTGACGGGTGCGCTCGGGCCCGACCAGGCCATCCGCGTGATGCGCGAGGCCGGCTTCAACGCCGGCATGATCCAGCGCAAGCTGCCCGACATCCACGCGCTGCTGCTGCCCGCCGTGCTGCTGCTGCGCAATGGCGACGCCTGCATCGTCGTGCGCCGCCATCCGCCGGGAGAGGGCGGGGCGCGCTACGACGTGGTGATGCCGGGTGCCGAGTTCCACGCCTGCGAGGCCGCCGAGGCGGAGCTGCAGACCGAATACACCGGCGTCGCCTTCGTGGTGTCGCCGCAGCCCGTCGCACGTCCCCAGCGCGAGGACATCCTGCGCGACCCCGGCAGCCACTGGCTGTGGGGCACGATGCGCCGCTTCCTGCCGTACTACCGCTCGGCGCTGCTCGCCGCGCTGCTGAGCAACCTGCTGATGATGGTCACGGGCCTCGTCACCTCGGTCGTGTTCGACAAGGTGATCCCGCACCAGGCCTTCGTCACGCTGTGGGCGCTGGCCACCGCCGCCACGCTGGCGCTGGTGTTCGACATGCTGTCGCGCCAGCTGCGCAGCCACCTGATCGACACCGCGGGCAAGAAGAGCGACAACATCATCGGTTCGCTGCTGTTCCGCCAGAGCCTGGACGTGCGCATGGAACACCGCCCGGCCTCGGCCGGCGCCTATGCCCACCAGCTCGCCCAGATCGAGGTGGTGCGCGAGTTCTTCGCCGGCGCCACGCTGTCGGCCCTGAGCGACCTGCCGTTCATCGTGCTGTTCGTCGGCATGGCCTTCGTGATCGGCGGCCCGCTCGGCTGGGTGCTGGTGCTGGCCATCCCGCTGATCCTCGGCATGGCCGTGATGATCCAGGCGTCGCTGCGCCGCTCGATGCGGGCCAACATGGCCCACCAGGCGGACCTGCAGGGCGTGCTCGTCGAGGCCGTCGAGGGCCTGGAGGACCTGAAGGCCATGGGCGCCCAGGGCCGGTTCCTGGAGCGGTATGAAGAAGCCAACGCCGCCGCGGCGGCGTCGGCGCTGAAGTCGCGGTCGATGGCCGCGTGGACGAACAACCTGTCGAGCGCTGCGCAGCAGGCCGTCACCATCGTGATGCTGGTGTGGGGCGTGTACCTGATCCAGGCGGGCGAGATCACCGGCGGTGCGCTGATCGGCGCGGTGATGCTGGCCGGGCGCGCCATCGGGCCGCTCAGCAGCGTCGTCAACCTCGCCACCCGCTACCAGGGCGCCCGTGCGGCCATGGTGTCGCTGGACCACCTGATGTCGCTGCCGGTCGAACGGGAAGTGGGCCGCGCCTACGTGGCGAACCACGAGATCAACGGCCGCCTCGGCCTGCAGGAAGTGGGCTTCGCCTACCCGCCGGTGGGCGAGGAACCGGCGCCGAAGGTGCTCAAGGGCGTGACGCTGAAGTTCGAGCCGGGTGAACGTGTCGCGATCCTCGGCCGCATCGGCAGCGGCAAGTCCACCATCCTGCGCCTGCTGGGCGGGCTGTACCAGCCCACCGAGGGCATGGTCGAGGCCAACGGCATCGACCTGCGCCAGATCGATCCGGCCGACTTCCGCGGGAAGGTCGGCTTCGTCTCGCAGGAGCCGCGCCTCTTCAACGGCACGCTGCGCGAGAACGTCACGATGGGCCGCGGGTCCATCGACGCCGCGCGCCTGACCGAGGTCGCCAAGGTCACCGGGCTCGACCGCATGATCGCGTCGCACCCGCAGGGCTGGGAGCTGCCCGTGGGCGAGATGGGCGGGCTGCTGTCGGGCGGCCAGCGGCAGCTCGTCGCGCTGGCCCGCTGCCTCGTCACGCAGCCGCAGATCCTGCTGATGGACGAACCCACCAGCTCCATGGACGCGCAGTCCGAGATCCTGTTCCTGCGCCAGCTGAAGGAAGCCGCCGGCAACCGCACGCTGATCATGGTCACGCACCGCCCGGCCGTGCTCGACCTCGTCAACCGCATCGTGGTCGTCGACAGCGGCAAGCTGGTGATGGACGGCGCCAAGGGCGCGGTGCTCGCCGCGCTGTCGGGGCAGAAGCCCGCGGCCGCCGCGGCTGACGCGCCGCAGAACGTGCACATGCACCCGTCGACCCAGCCGGTCCAGCGCGAGGCGTCCGTCTGA
- a CDS encoding HlyD family type I secretion periplasmic adaptor subunit, giving the protein MFDFLKKRTADPALKNGDTRYLTQLRAAQIVEDTPRITWALYLMLTIVVTAIVWASIARVDEVTRADGRVVPDGREQVIASLEGGLLRELYVREGMQVQEGQELVQLDPTRFESQQNEGQAKRLALKGTVSRLSAEAMGRPLKFPPDVTESASIVAAETEAYGARKYALDAAVSANQRSVALLMKELGVSEAMAAKGLMSDVEVMRLRRQVNDLQLQSQERVNKFRQDASTELVRVQTELAQLDEQIAGRADVLRRTVLTSPVRGLVKNIRTNTIGGVVSPGAPIMEIVPLSSRVLVEARIKPKDIGFVRVGQAAEVKLAAYDYTTFGGVKGKIEYISPDALGEADKGVVSDQTYYRVLVRGERITLKQGGKPLSVLPGMTAVVEVRTGERSVLDFILRPMMKSREAFRER; this is encoded by the coding sequence ATGTTCGACTTCCTGAAAAAACGCACGGCCGACCCGGCGCTCAAGAACGGCGACACGCGTTACCTGACGCAGCTGCGCGCCGCGCAGATCGTCGAGGACACGCCCCGCATCACGTGGGCGCTGTACCTGATGCTCACGATCGTGGTCACGGCCATCGTGTGGGCGTCGATCGCCCGGGTGGACGAGGTGACCCGGGCCGACGGCCGCGTGGTGCCGGACGGCCGCGAGCAGGTCATCGCCAGCCTCGAAGGCGGCCTGCTGCGCGAGCTGTACGTGCGCGAGGGCATGCAGGTGCAGGAAGGCCAGGAGCTGGTGCAGCTCGACCCCACGCGGTTCGAGTCGCAGCAGAACGAAGGCCAGGCCAAGCGGCTGGCGCTGAAGGGCACCGTGTCGCGGCTGTCGGCCGAGGCCATGGGCCGCCCGCTGAAGTTCCCGCCGGACGTGACCGAGTCGGCCAGCATCGTCGCGGCCGAGACCGAGGCGTACGGCGCGCGCAAGTACGCGCTGGATGCGGCGGTGTCCGCGAACCAGCGCAGCGTCGCGCTGCTGATGAAGGAACTCGGGGTGTCCGAGGCCATGGCGGCCAAGGGCCTGATGTCCGACGTCGAGGTGATGCGCCTGCGCCGCCAGGTCAACGACCTGCAGCTGCAGAGCCAGGAGCGGGTCAACAAGTTCCGCCAGGACGCCAGCACGGAACTCGTGCGCGTGCAGACCGAACTGGCCCAGCTCGACGAGCAGATCGCCGGCCGCGCCGACGTGCTGCGCCGCACCGTGCTCACGTCGCCCGTGCGCGGGCTCGTGAAGAACATCCGCACCAACACCATCGGCGGGGTCGTGAGCCCCGGCGCGCCCATCATGGAGATCGTGCCGCTCAGCTCGCGCGTGCTGGTGGAGGCGCGCATCAAGCCGAAGGACATCGGCTTCGTGCGCGTCGGCCAGGCGGCCGAGGTCAAGCTCGCCGCGTACGACTACACCACCTTCGGCGGCGTGAAGGGCAAGATCGAGTACATCAGCCCCGACGCCCTGGGCGAGGCGGACAAGGGTGTCGTCTCCGACCAGACCTACTACCGCGTGCTCGTGCGCGGCGAGCGCATCACGCTGAAGCAGGGCGGCAAGCCGCTGTCGGTGCTGCCCGGCATGACGGCCGTGGTGGAGGTGCGCACGGGTGAACGTTCGGTGCTCGATTTCATCCTCCGTCCGATGATGAAATCGCGGGAAGCGTTCCGAGAGCGTTGA
- a CDS encoding TolC family protein: MNRSLPRLTRLCGVLAAACIAWPAAARCLDDEIIVEARIGSGKEAVPTTAQGPRMDIHGLVKEAIRRSHAIGAAKLLAEAAADDAEEQRVARYPRVDVGGTLGRSGSMVEGYPDQVGNQARGGLTVTMPLYDGGRISRLTEWRSQLAEAARLGELTAEEQIGLQTVSLVLERGRYRVQGQVYQQYARKMSCLVQALETIVSADKGRASELVQARKTEQQAELARVQTDSAIKQIEVRLRRFVGDALPADDAIPNGLLALPDLRQLLEEAERSSEIAAMTAQAEASDRYARAVVAGQRPQVSASVTGSKVKGIDNQSSYFAGLSINIPLYNAGNDYSASAARKRADAARLQRADALEARKFRMAEVHEQASAAFDRARRTVGIVRDSDKVRNYTLQQWQQLGKRSLFDVMSSESEHYNMRIAYVNSLYDGQQATAMMWSLGLGVLSRLQ, from the coding sequence ATGAACCGTTCCCTGCCCCGTCTGACACGCCTGTGCGGTGTGCTGGCGGCCGCCTGCATCGCCTGGCCCGCCGCGGCCCGCTGCCTCGACGACGAGATCATCGTCGAGGCCCGCATCGGCAGCGGCAAGGAGGCCGTGCCCACCACGGCCCAGGGGCCCCGCATGGACATCCATGGCCTCGTGAAGGAAGCCATCCGCCGCAGCCACGCCATCGGCGCGGCCAAGCTGCTGGCCGAGGCCGCCGCCGACGACGCCGAGGAACAGCGTGTCGCCCGCTACCCGCGGGTCGACGTGGGTGGCACCCTCGGCCGGTCGGGCTCGATGGTCGAGGGCTACCCCGACCAGGTGGGCAACCAGGCCCGCGGCGGGCTCACCGTGACGATGCCCCTCTACGACGGCGGACGCATCAGCCGCCTCACCGAATGGCGCAGCCAGCTGGCCGAGGCGGCCCGCCTGGGCGAACTGACCGCCGAGGAACAGATCGGCCTGCAGACCGTGTCGCTGGTGCTGGAACGCGGCCGCTACCGCGTGCAGGGCCAGGTCTACCAGCAGTACGCCCGCAAGATGAGCTGCCTCGTGCAGGCGCTCGAGACCATCGTGTCGGCCGACAAGGGCCGCGCCAGCGAACTGGTGCAGGCCCGCAAGACCGAACAGCAGGCCGAACTCGCCCGCGTGCAGACCGACTCCGCGATCAAGCAGATCGAGGTGCGCCTGCGCCGCTTCGTGGGCGACGCGCTGCCCGCCGACGACGCCATCCCGAACGGCCTGCTCGCGCTGCCCGACCTCCGGCAATTGCTCGAGGAGGCCGAACGCTCCAGCGAGATCGCGGCGATGACGGCCCAGGCCGAGGCGAGCGACCGCTACGCGCGCGCCGTGGTGGCCGGCCAGCGGCCGCAGGTGAGCGCGTCCGTGACCGGCTCCAAGGTCAAGGGCATCGACAACCAGAGCTCGTACTTCGCGGGCCTGAGCATCAACATCCCCCTCTACAACGCCGGCAACGACTACAGCGCGAGCGCCGCCCGCAAGCGCGCCGACGCCGCCCGCCTGCAGCGCGCCGACGCGCTCGAGGCCCGCAAGTTCCGCATGGCCGAGGTGCACGAGCAGGCCTCGGCCGCGTTCGACCGCGCCCGCCGCACCGTGGGCATCGTGCGCGACAGCGACAAGGTGCGCAACTACACGCTGCAGCAGTGGCAGCAGCTCGGCAAGCGTTCGCTGTTCGACGTGATGTCGTCCGAGAGCGAGCACTACAACATGCGCATCGCCTACGTCAATTCGCTGTACGACGGCCAGCAGGCCACCGCGATGATGTGGTCGCTGGGCCTCGGCGTGCTGTCGCGCCTGCAATGA
- a CDS encoding glycosyltransferase family 92 protein produces the protein MQQIAITSIQRNRGPWVVEWVAFHLLMGFTRFHLYCHKTDDGMTETLLKLSKSYPITVHRVDADDRPQIAAYQHSWATHGNDVDWMAFIDGDEFLYPTKHRTIGEALATFDGQELSAIGAYWRCYGSSGHVDEPTEGLVVQNYPRHSSTDFLPNRHVKSIVRGRQEGVNIQTSHVFGTPKGTFDERLRPINHGWMKGLEPSYDLLRINHYTVQSHEFFRKTKQNIGAPDANPNLIRPDSWYAEYDRNECDDGVSYNFLVPLKLKVRELQAAIAAA, from the coding sequence ATGCAGCAGATCGCCATCACCTCCATCCAGCGCAACCGCGGCCCCTGGGTCGTCGAATGGGTGGCCTTCCACCTGCTGATGGGCTTCACGCGCTTCCACCTGTACTGCCACAAGACGGACGACGGCATGACCGAGACGCTGCTGAAGCTGTCGAAGTCGTACCCCATCACCGTGCACCGCGTGGACGCCGACGACCGGCCCCAGATCGCGGCCTACCAGCATTCGTGGGCCACGCATGGCAACGATGTCGACTGGATGGCGTTCATCGACGGCGACGAGTTCCTGTACCCCACGAAACACCGCACCATCGGCGAGGCGCTGGCCACGTTCGACGGCCAGGAGCTCTCGGCCATCGGCGCCTACTGGCGCTGCTACGGCAGCAGCGGGCACGTGGACGAACCCACCGAGGGCCTCGTGGTGCAGAACTACCCGCGCCACAGCAGCACCGACTTCCTGCCGAACCGTCACGTGAAGTCCATCGTGCGCGGCCGCCAGGAGGGCGTGAACATCCAGACGTCCCACGTGTTCGGTACGCCGAAGGGCACCTTCGACGAGCGCCTGCGCCCCATCAACCACGGGTGGATGAAGGGCCTCGAGCCGTCGTACGACCTGCTGCGCATCAACCACTACACGGTGCAGAGCCACGAGTTCTTCCGCAAGACGAAGCAGAACATCGGCGCACCCGACGCGAACCCGAACCTGATCCGTCCCGATTCCTGGTACGCCGAGTACGACCGCAACGAATGCGACGACGGCGTGTCCTACAACTTCCTCGTGCCGCTCAAGCTCAAGGTGCGCGAACTCCAGGCCGCGATCGCGGCCGCCTGA
- a CDS encoding glycosyltransferase family 2 protein, whose translation MATVYRVGPDNDIALKLDRVSFDPRSHRLVIEADGRAYRLAVTGMGEGGWIRLDDAAFAVERVLVAHRDAQLVLAITDAAHASRLATEPLAFHQSFFAPLVDFNAVPLPGFSVAPYVPPAQLAVCTHVYDDPTMLRVWERHYARFVPNEHLYVIDHGSTTPAREVLQPATQLVRLPRGAADQANIAQFCNGFQRFLLTQYRWVIHVDVDELLVPQDGFDAFVARLAADPGPPRIVEPAHATDLVQHPDLEAPVDLSAPLTSQRRFLVPNAEYLKPALVSRPATWGPGFHYAVESFAVVSDPLLWMVHLAKADVGLCVERNRKWLGTPRSATDQVRVDHTHRRGDEGQTREAFLALLAGRSVLQVPGWMRGMF comes from the coding sequence ATGGCGACGGTATACCGGGTCGGACCCGACAACGACATTGCACTGAAACTCGACCGGGTGTCGTTCGACCCCCGGTCGCACCGGCTCGTCATCGAGGCCGACGGGCGCGCCTATCGCCTGGCCGTCACCGGCATGGGGGAGGGCGGCTGGATCCGCCTCGACGACGCCGCGTTCGCCGTGGAGCGGGTGCTCGTCGCGCACCGCGACGCCCAACTGGTGCTGGCCATCACCGATGCGGCCCACGCGAGCCGGCTCGCGACCGAGCCGCTCGCCTTCCACCAGTCCTTCTTCGCACCCCTCGTCGACTTCAACGCGGTCCCGCTGCCCGGCTTCAGCGTGGCGCCGTACGTGCCGCCGGCACAGCTGGCCGTGTGCACGCACGTCTACGACGATCCCACGATGCTGCGCGTGTGGGAGCGGCACTACGCGCGCTTCGTGCCGAACGAGCACCTCTACGTGATCGACCACGGCTCCACCACGCCCGCCCGCGAGGTGCTGCAGCCCGCGACCCAGCTCGTGCGCCTGCCGCGGGGCGCCGCCGACCAGGCCAACATCGCGCAGTTCTGCAACGGCTTCCAGCGCTTCCTGCTGACGCAGTACCGGTGGGTGATCCACGTGGACGTGGACGAGCTGCTGGTGCCGCAGGACGGCTTCGACGCCTTCGTCGCCCGCCTGGCCGCCGATCCCGGACCGCCGCGCATCGTGGAACCGGCCCATGCGACCGACCTCGTGCAGCACCCGGACCTGGAGGCGCCGGTGGACCTGTCCGCGCCACTCACGTCCCAGCGCCGCTTCCTCGTGCCCAACGCCGAGTACCTCAAGCCCGCGCTGGTCTCCCGCCCCGCCACGTGGGGCCCGGGCTTCCACTACGCGGTGGAGTCGTTCGCGGTCGTGTCCGATCCGCTGCTGTGGATGGTGCACCTCGCGAAGGCCGACGTGGGGCTGTGCGTCGAACGGAACCGCAAGTGGCTCGGGACGCCGCGGTCGGCGACGGACCAGGTGCGGGTGGACCACACGCACCGGCGGGGGGACGAGGGGCAGACGCGGGAGGCGTTCCTGGCGTTGCTCGCGGGGCGGTCGGTGCTGCAGGTGCCGGGGTGGATGCGCGGGATGTTCTGA
- a CDS encoding nSTAND1 domain-containing NTPase produces the protein MGQWLSTVEGAGKALLAVIGIPAAVFAAVNESLKGMLPDVLLPWTPRVVAGVLVVWLFVVAWRSFRRYDIASRLEQPDLFTLKPKDAASLIGRAKDLQELLSTIRRNRLVLLDGESGCGKSALVGVGVVSEFEGGAEFLPLLVRDWGERWIDGPLAATLEVLWLRLSVPDRERLDWRTSPDLSAPPEALANLLSHQLKAVHEVLHKRPLLIADQFDDHQAQHRARFLDPEGNWLTPTALAEGNVFWRIVRDAIEAGRLHLLVVTRSDTAAGLASVRFLPEDRLATRSLPRIDNEYLRPLLLNVAPDDAKPQVVSNPAEGWHELRERLERDLKAEGAILMQQVRTVLLGLRQLGLLTPRRYLAVGGLRGVETLMVSHALRQAARAEGGGETALRRARAVLARLVLPGNANRAPKAQRATLSDLSAAAGDRQRAEAILGTLQDAEVARPAESADRGHAWQLDHDYLARAVIGEARQADRWASALRDGHARFSAATGWRERWLVLLAPLVLARIGWERGRRRLSFGESGRYVGLSVLKQAVIAACLVAAVLLAVGWNQSRLLTERARELVDRIGSSGSSQAVLEVWLADERLRTRLHELVQGRPLLLERVTASGWPLAHAGFEAATTRESARMLRDRILKESDNALAAAMVRVYVNVASRLSDPAVVQSEVDAWRAPLFSEELIERQDLLKGIYQEVTGRLEEPRAVSAEMVLVRERFLSKPKALGLTTFGDLYKALVMRVRDPEVLKKEATVLRSTLSDEEDAETRAERMSAYATVVTQLKDDAIITSSEAVLRTWIQKGDPKILKGAFGVYEDVIALLRDPVAVRSATDALRDQWQTEKGGARAGMLVSAYGAAALRLDRTEADALRSAATALREVLVEERWMQLSERLGRTYVAVLGRLADRSFTVSEAGELLGALSRPRDIDLDGRTTSRCIDVYVALAERTPELRGAKSALSSIRGRLFEAERPGDGATPSARAQIIRRRMINLTKSYVRVSTLLKDPAEIKAELVALREVQAQDLAVGFAETWGSLYAATARRLQDPLEVKTQAGELRESLLQETRPDWAGGLAVAYGAVVRQLKDVDALKAEMLAWQHALVQLKERNVVDQFASPYAAAAGNVRDPQLLRAAAVALRAQWTESRSEARSARFFEAYTEVARRLQGVDPRGSEVTVLRGLMLEEKTAAGLGELAEAYASVSSELDDVEALKLAGTTLRDRLMGERDDFTAGRLAAAYAVVAVPWFQRAADADRRSIVRDILLLCGHPNVVDPGQLLVALDQVSGEKFNGNMVKAVAWAGKEHGLRPRELRPAQ, from the coding sequence TTGGGGCAGTGGCTGTCGACGGTGGAAGGCGCGGGCAAGGCCCTGCTCGCCGTGATCGGGATTCCGGCGGCGGTCTTCGCGGCGGTGAACGAATCGTTGAAGGGGATGCTGCCCGACGTGCTGCTTCCCTGGACGCCGCGGGTCGTCGCAGGCGTGCTGGTCGTGTGGCTCTTCGTGGTCGCTTGGCGAAGTTTCCGCCGTTACGACATCGCCAGCCGCCTGGAACAGCCCGACCTGTTCACGCTCAAGCCGAAGGATGCGGCCTCGCTCATCGGCCGAGCCAAGGACCTGCAGGAACTGCTTTCGACGATTCGCCGGAACCGGCTCGTGCTGCTGGACGGTGAATCCGGCTGCGGCAAGTCCGCGCTGGTCGGTGTGGGCGTGGTGTCCGAGTTCGAAGGCGGTGCAGAGTTCCTGCCTTTGCTGGTGCGCGACTGGGGCGAGCGCTGGATCGACGGCCCGCTCGCGGCCACGCTGGAGGTGCTGTGGCTACGCCTGTCCGTGCCGGACCGGGAGCGCCTCGATTGGCGCACGTCCCCTGACCTGTCGGCGCCGCCGGAGGCGCTGGCGAATCTGCTCTCGCATCAGTTGAAGGCGGTTCACGAGGTCCTGCACAAGCGACCGCTGTTGATCGCCGACCAGTTCGACGATCACCAGGCGCAGCACCGCGCCCGCTTCCTCGATCCAGAGGGCAACTGGCTGACGCCGACGGCGCTTGCGGAAGGCAACGTGTTCTGGCGCATCGTGCGCGACGCGATCGAGGCGGGGCGCCTGCACCTGCTGGTGGTGACCCGCTCCGACACGGCGGCCGGCTTGGCTTCCGTCAGGTTCCTGCCGGAAGACCGGCTCGCGACCCGGAGCCTGCCGAGGATCGACAACGAGTACCTCCGTCCCTTGCTGCTGAACGTGGCACCGGACGACGCGAAGCCGCAGGTCGTCAGCAATCCGGCCGAGGGGTGGCACGAACTGCGCGAGAGGCTAGAGCGCGATCTGAAGGCGGAGGGCGCGATCCTGATGCAGCAGGTGCGCACCGTGCTGCTGGGCCTGCGCCAGCTGGGGCTCCTGACACCACGGCGGTACCTCGCGGTGGGGGGCCTGCGTGGAGTCGAGACCCTGATGGTCTCGCATGCGCTGAGACAGGCCGCGCGCGCGGAGGGTGGGGGCGAGACCGCCCTGCGCCGCGCGCGGGCGGTGCTGGCGAGGCTGGTGCTGCCAGGGAACGCAAACCGGGCGCCGAAGGCCCAGCGTGCGACGCTGTCGGACCTGAGCGCGGCCGCGGGCGATCGCCAGCGCGCCGAGGCCATCCTGGGCACGTTGCAGGATGCCGAGGTGGCGCGGCCGGCGGAGTCGGCCGATCGGGGGCACGCCTGGCAGCTGGACCACGACTACCTGGCCCGGGCCGTGATCGGCGAGGCCCGGCAAGCGGATCGCTGGGCCAGTGCACTGCGTGACGGACATGCGCGCTTCTCCGCAGCCACGGGCTGGCGTGAGCGGTGGCTGGTGCTGCTGGCGCCACTCGTGCTCGCGCGCATCGGATGGGAGCGGGGGCGGCGGCGCCTGTCGTTCGGTGAGTCGGGGCGATACGTCGGGTTGAGCGTGCTCAAGCAGGCGGTGATCGCCGCCTGCCTGGTGGCAGCGGTCCTGCTGGCCGTCGGCTGGAATCAGTCGCGGTTGCTGACTGAGCGGGCCCGGGAACTTGTGGACCGGATCGGTTCGAGTGGCAGCAGCCAGGCGGTGCTGGAGGTGTGGCTCGCGGACGAGCGGCTTCGCACCCGGCTGCATGAACTGGTCCAGGGGCGCCCGTTGCTTCTGGAGCGGGTGACTGCCAGCGGATGGCCGCTCGCGCATGCAGGCTTCGAGGCGGCTACGACGCGGGAGTCGGCCCGGATGCTGAGGGATCGGATCCTCAAGGAGTCGGACAACGCGTTGGCGGCGGCCATGGTCCGGGTGTACGTGAACGTGGCCTCGAGGCTGTCGGATCCGGCTGTCGTCCAGTCGGAGGTGGATGCGTGGCGGGCTCCGTTGTTCAGCGAGGAGCTGATCGAACGCCAGGATCTGCTGAAAGGCATCTATCAGGAGGTGACAGGTCGACTGGAGGAGCCTCGGGCGGTGAGCGCGGAGATGGTCCTGGTTCGCGAAAGATTCCTGAGCAAACCGAAAGCGCTCGGCCTCACGACCTTCGGGGATCTGTACAAGGCGTTGGTCATGCGCGTGCGTGACCCTGAGGTGCTGAAGAAAGAGGCCACCGTGTTGCGGAGCACACTCAGCGACGAGGAAGATGCCGAGACGCGGGCCGAGCGGATGTCTGCCTATGCGACGGTGGTCACGCAGTTGAAGGACGACGCGATCATCACGTCCTCGGAGGCGGTACTGCGGACCTGGATACAGAAGGGAGATCCCAAAATTCTCAAGGGCGCATTCGGCGTCTATGAAGATGTGATCGCGCTGCTGCGGGATCCCGTCGCGGTGCGGTCGGCAACGGACGCGCTGCGGGATCAATGGCAGACCGAGAAGGGAGGCGCGAGAGCCGGCATGCTGGTCTCGGCCTACGGGGCGGCCGCATTGCGGCTGGATCGAACGGAAGCCGATGCCCTCAGGTCGGCAGCGACGGCGCTGCGCGAGGTGTTGGTCGAAGAACGGTGGATGCAGCTCTCCGAGCGTCTGGGCCGAACCTATGTCGCGGTGCTGGGCCGCCTGGCCGACCGGTCGTTCACCGTGTCGGAGGCCGGTGAGTTGCTGGGCGCACTTTCGAGGCCAAGGGACATCGACCTCGACGGACGGACCACGTCGCGGTGCATCGATGTCTATGTCGCGTTGGCCGAGCGTACGCCAGAGTTGCGAGGGGCGAAGTCCGCCCTTTCCTCGATTCGTGGCCGCCTGTTCGAAGCCGAACGGCCGGGCGACGGAGCCACACCCAGTGCACGCGCCCAGATCATTCGCCGCAGGATGATCAACCTGACCAAGTCCTACGTCAGGGTTTCGACGCTGCTCAAGGATCCTGCGGAAATCAAGGCGGAACTGGTCGCGCTGCGGGAAGTGCAGGCGCAGGACCTCGCAGTCGGCTTCGCCGAGACCTGGGGATCGCTCTATGCCGCCACGGCTCGTCGGTTGCAGGACCCGTTGGAGGTGAAGACACAAGCGGGCGAGTTGCGGGAATCGCTGCTGCAAGAGACCCGGCCCGACTGGGCGGGCGGCCTGGCGGTGGCGTATGGCGCGGTGGTGCGGCAACTGAAGGACGTCGATGCCTTGAAGGCGGAGATGTTGGCGTGGCAGCACGCACTGGTCCAGTTGAAGGAACGCAACGTCGTCGACCAGTTCGCCAGCCCCTACGCTGCGGCGGCTGGCAATGTGCGTGACCCGCAACTGCTGAGGGCGGCTGCGGTGGCGCTGCGGGCGCAATGGACGGAATCCCGCAGCGAGGCTCGTTCTGCGCGGTTCTTCGAGGCCTACACGGAAGTCGCCCGGCGCCTGCAAGGCGTCGATCCGCGCGGCTCGGAGGTGACGGTGCTGCGTGGCCTGATGCTCGAGGAGAAGACCGCCGCCGGCCTCGGCGAGTTGGCCGAGGCCTACGCTTCCGTCTCGTCCGAACTCGACGACGTCGAGGCCCTGAAGCTGGCCGGGACCACGCTGCGCGACCGGCTCATGGGCGAACGGGACGACTTCACGGCGGGCCGCCTGGCAGCGGCCTATGCGGTCGTGGCCGTCCCGTGGTTCCAGCGGGCCGCCGACGCGGACCGGCGTAGCATCGTGCGGGACATCCTCCTCCTGTGTGGGCACCCGAACGTCGTCGACCCTGGGCAGTTGCTGGTCGCACTGGACCAAGTCTCGGGCGAAAAGTTCAACGGCAACATGGTCAAGGCCGTGGCGTGGGCCGGCAAGGAACATGGGCTGCGGCCGAGGGAACTCCGCCCGGCGCAATGA